Proteins from one Xenorhabdus griffiniae genomic window:
- a CDS encoding restriction endonuclease subunit S, which produces MAGLNKYQAYPEHKDSGIEWLGAVPTDWHITKLKYIAGLLTGRSSMACELFVGLENISSGDGKYIAKEENIAEGISISFENNDVLFGKLRPYLAKSWLATFSGVCSSEFLVLRTNKLHPRFLNYYLLTKEFIEQVNSSTYGSKMPRASWEFIRLLPVPTCSYFLSEKIACFLDHEIAKIDNLIEKQQQLIELLKEKRQAVISHAVTKGLNPDVLMKDSGVEWLGKVPKHWIISRYKFCTARVIVGIAEAATHAYSDTGTPIIRSTNIKEEGLSTTDLLYLKDEFARQNESKYLYGNDIVTVRTGYPGISAVIPSELNGSHCFTNLISTPLCTQHSEYLAEYLNSAMGKEYFSLNGWGSAQKNISVPILQNFPIAYPDKTEQEEISAFILEKRKEFSNLLEKAEESIRLMQERRTALISAAVTGKIDVRNWVAPNSQKVEKSQEVAA; this is translated from the coding sequence ATGGCTGGGTTAAATAAATATCAAGCATATCCGGAGCATAAGGATTCTGGGATTGAGTGGTTGGGAGCGGTTCCCACCGATTGGCATATAACTAAACTAAAATATATAGCCGGTTTATTAACAGGCAGGTCTTCCATGGCGTGTGAGTTATTTGTTGGGCTAGAGAATATTTCAAGTGGTGATGGTAAATATATAGCTAAAGAAGAAAATATAGCAGAAGGAATATCAATATCATTTGAGAACAATGATGTTCTTTTCGGGAAGTTGCGACCCTATCTTGCTAAATCCTGGCTAGCCACTTTCTCTGGTGTGTGTTCATCCGAGTTTTTGGTGCTTCGTACGAATAAACTACACCCACGATTCCTGAATTATTATTTACTCACAAAAGAATTTATTGAACAGGTTAATTCTTCCACGTATGGCTCGAAAATGCCTCGTGCAAGTTGGGAGTTTATTAGACTGTTGCCTGTGCCGACATGTTCGTACTTTTTATCTGAGAAGATAGCTTGCTTCCTCGATCACGAAATCGCAAAAATCGATAACCTGATCGAGAAGCAACAACAGCTGATTGAACTGCTAAAAGAAAAACGGCAGGCAGTGATTAGCCATGCTGTAACCAAAGGGTTAAACCCTGATGTGCTGATGAAAGATTCTGGTGTTGAGTGGTTGGGGAAAGTGCCGAAGCATTGGATTATATCACGCTATAAGTTCTGTACAGCCAGAGTAATCGTTGGAATCGCTGAAGCAGCGACGCATGCTTATTCGGATACTGGAACACCCATTATTCGTTCTACAAATATTAAAGAAGAAGGGCTTAGTACCACTGATTTATTATATCTCAAAGATGAGTTCGCAAGACAAAATGAATCTAAATACTTATATGGGAATGACATTGTAACTGTTAGGACTGGTTATCCAGGTATTAGTGCTGTGATACCTAGCGAATTAAATGGCTCTCACTGTTTTACAAATTTAATTTCGACTCCTTTATGTACTCAACACTCAGAGTATTTAGCTGAGTACTTAAATTCTGCAATGGGAAAAGAATATTTTTCACTCAATGGATGGGGGAGTGCACAAAAAAATATCAGTGTACCAATTCTTCAAAACTTCCCAATTGCATATCCCGATAAAACTGAGCAAGAAGAAATTTCGGCATTTATTTTAGAAAAAAGAAAAGAATTTAGTAATCTCTTAGAGAAAGCAGAGGAATCAATCCGATTAATGCAAGAACGCCGTACCGCCCTTATCTCCGCCGCCGTCACCGGAAAAATCGACGTTCGCAATTGGGTTGCACCTAACTCACAAAAAGTTGAGAAGTCACAGGAGGTCGCCGCATGA